A stretch of Brassica napus cultivar Da-Ae chromosome C6, Da-Ae, whole genome shotgun sequence DNA encodes these proteins:
- the LOC125589031 gene encoding uncharacterized protein LOC125589031 encodes MDYKSVDEYNSVLLKTVSMLRLCGEVVTEEELLEKTFSTFHSTNIILQLQYRMKGFATYTDLISCLLLAENDKRPHGKGRGGYRNRDNYSNGRDRYMAGRKGNHNNRGRGSNPGRGRGSYGRGRGGISKPSYSAKSVCHRCGMSNHWAKNCRTPKHLCELYQESLKDKNPETHMVHDSGYEADKESDVANDDLMDFETSDCLKD; translated from the exons ATGGATTATAAGTCAGTGGATGAGTACAATTCAGTCTTGTTAAAGACGGTCTCAATgttgagactttgtggtgaagtagtaaccgaaGAAGAGTTACTTGAGAAAACATTCTCTACGTTTCATTCCACAAACATAATCCTGCAGCTGCAGTACAGAATGAAAGGCTTCgccacatacactgatctgatctcgtgcctgctACTGGCCGAG AATGATAAGAGACCACATGGCAAAGGCCGTGGTGGTTACAGGAACCGTGACAATTACTCGAACGGCCGAGATAGATACATGGccggccggaaaggaaaccacaataaccgtggtcgtggttccaatccgGGCCGTGGCCGAGGCAGTTATGGCCGAGGCCGAGGCGGTATATCCAAGCCGTCTTACTCGGCCAAGTCCGTTTGTCACAGGTGTGGGATGAGtaaccattgggccaagaattgtAGAACTCCTAAGCACTTATGTGAGCTCTACCAAGAGAGTCTTAAGGACAAGAACCCGGAGACTCATATGGTTCATGATTCCGGTTATGAGGCTGATAAAGAATCTGATGTTGCAAATGACGACCTTATGgattttgagacttctgattgtctcaaagaCTAA
- the LOC106448404 gene encoding uncharacterized protein LOC106448404, translating into MKNCEARPVGTAHYQRPMELKRKNPNECNYIQNDKRPHGRGRAGYRNRDNYSNGRDRYMAGRKGNHNNRGRGSNPGRGRGSYGRGRGGGISKPSYSAKSVCHRCGMSNHWAKNCKTPKHLCELYQESLKDKNPEAHMVHDSGYEADKESDVANDDLMDFETSDCLKD; encoded by the coding sequence atgaagaacTGTGAAGCTAGACCTGTCGGAACAGCCCATTACCAGAGGCCAAtggaattgaaaagaaaaaatcccAACGAGTGCAATTACATCCAGAATGATAAGAGACCACATGGCAGAGGCCGTGCTGGTTACAGGAACCGTGACAATTACTCGAACGGCCGAGATAGATACATGGccggccggaaaggaaaccacaataaccgtggtcgtggttccaatcccGGCCGTGGCCGAGGCAGTTATGGCCGAGGCAGAGGCGGTGGTATATCCAAGCCGTCTTACTCGGCCAAGTCCGTTTGTCACAGGTGTGGGATGAGtaaccattgggccaagaattgtAAAACTCCTAAGCACTTATGTGAGCTCTACCAAGAAAGTCTTAAggacaagaacccggaggctcaTATGGTCCATGATTCCGGATATGAGGCTGATAAAGAATCTGATGTTGCAAATGACGACCTTATGgattttgagacttctgattgtctcaaagaCTAA